In Canis lupus baileyi chromosome 19, mCanLup2.hap1, whole genome shotgun sequence, the sequence TCCAGGGGCCGCTGGGCTGCGGAGGATCCCCACGGGAGGGGTCCCCGGGAGCGGCAGCTGGGCGCCCTGGGGCTAGGAGGAACCGCGGGGTTGGGGTGGCGATGCCCCCGCGAGGGGATGGCCAACGTCCTAGAGATCGGAGGTTGAGGGGGATGGTGCTGAGCGGGGGATTCCCAAGCAAGTGGCTGTTTGGGGCAATCGCCGGGGGAAGCAACCCGAGTAAGGACTGATGGCTGTTGGGGCGTCTTGCGGAAGACCGACGTGCCGAGGCTCGGAGGGGGGCAGGCGGGTCGCCAGTTTCGGGATCTCCGGCTGAGGGGTCCTGATCAGGAGGCCCGGTCCCGGGGCGGTGGGGAGTGTTCCATTGGAATCCGCCCCCTCCCTCGGTGCAGGTGCCCCAGCATCTTAGGGAGGGAGCTGTCAGTCTGGTAGATTCCGGGGGCTCGGAGGAGATACCCCCAACGGGGATTTCGGGGGGGGGGCGCGGCTGAACAGCCTGAACAGCAcccccgggaggcggcggcgcccCTAGTCCCAAAGAACTTGGGGTTCCTGGGGCGGGGACACCTGTACCGCGCGCGCGCCTCGGGAGGTGAGCGCTCGGTCTTCTCACGGCCGCGCTCTGGATCCGTTCCAGGCCGGGACCAGCAGATCGGCCCCCTCGGAGTCTCCGGGAGCGGACCCCCCGCCGCGCCGCCTCCTCCGAAGGGcttgggggccgggggcgcggccATGGAGCGCGCGCTGGCGGCCAACTGGAGCGCGGAGGCGGGCAACGGCAGCGAGGCGGCCCCGGCGGCGCAGGGCAACCGCACGGCCGGGCCCCCGCAGCGCAACGAGGCCCTGGCGCGCGTGGAGGTGGCCGTGCTGTGCCTCATCCTCTTCCTGGCGCTGAGCGGCAACGCGTGCGTGCTCCTGGCGCTGCGCACCACGCGCCACAAGCACTCGCGCCTCTTCTTCTTCATGAAGCACCTGAGCATAGCCGACCTGGTGGTGGCGGTGTTCCAGGTGCTGCCGCAGCTGCTGTGGGACATCACCTTCCGCTTCTACGGGCCCGACCTGCTGTGCCGCCTGGTCAAGTACCTGCAGGTGGTGGGCATGTTCGCCTCCACCTACCTGCTGCTGCTCATGTCCCTGGACCGCTGCCTGGCCATCTGCCAGCCGCTGAGGGCGCTGCGCCGCCGCGCGGACCGCCTGGCCGTGCTCGCCACGTGGCTGGGCTGCCTGGTGGCCAGCGCGCCGCAGGTGCACATCTTCTCGCTGCGCGAGGTGGCCGACGGCGTCTTCGACTGCTGGGCCGTCTTCATCCAGCCCTGGGGGCCCAAGGCCTACGTCACGTGGATCACGCTCTCCGTCTACATCGTGCCCGTCATCGTGCTCGCCGCCTGCTACGGCCTCATCAGCTTCAAAATTTGGCAGAACCTGCGACTCaagacggcggcggcggcggccgcggaggggcgggagggcgcggggcgcgcggcccTGGCTCGGGTCAGCAGCGTCAAGCTCATCTCCAAGGCCAAGATCCGCACCGTGAAGATGACCTTCATTATCGTGCTGGCCTTCATCGTGTGCTGGACGCCGTTCTTCTTCGTGCAGATGTGGAGCGTCTGGGACGCCGATGCGCCCAAGGAAGGTAGCGAGCGGGGCGGGGACCTcggaggagggagcaggagggcgggggtgggggcacgggggtcctCGTCCTGCCTGCGCTGCACCGACCGCGCTCTGGGGATCCCGAGCGGCTGGGTGGGGCGTGGGGGGAGTGGGTTTAGGAATCCCGCAGAGCTGGGGGTGAGTCGGGGCTCCATGGGTCCATTGGCCCAGGGACTTGGGGCTTAGCTTCCCTGAGCCTTGACTTCATCTTCTGTAAAATGGCACAATGAGGAAAGCATCTCACCAGGCAGTAGGGGAGTGAGAGGAGGAGATGGCGCCCGCACGTCCTTAGGTAGCACAGTCCTTGCGCTCCTTGTGGGGCATAGGGTTCCGTATGACGGCAAGTGACTTTCCCACCTGGTTAGTGAGTGGTGGGAGAAACTTTCCAACCCGGGTACAAGCTCAAGCTCCCACCACTCTACGTGTACTCAGTGTTGAAGTTCCCTTTTAAGTTCAAGTCGGCCCGAACACTCCGGGCCTGGTTTGGATGCGGGCAGCAGCAGGTGGGCTGTTTGATTTGTCCAGCTCCTTCCGGGCGGAGGACATACAGGGCAGGGCCTCCTGGGGATGTAGGGTCCAGTCCCTGAAGCCCTCGCCTGTTGGAGGTGGTGAGTCTTGTAAGGTAGAAAGGTGAGTGCCACAGGgggcaagtggggagaggggtgttGGGGGGTGCCCAGGGCCAGAGATCTTGCTTGTGTTGCTTGTGCTGGAGGATGGGAAGGGGTGGGTGGAAAAAGGGAGGGAGCCCCTACACAAAAATTTCAATTTGACCTGGGAGGCTGGGTGATTTCTGTAGGGAAGGAATGTGCTCTCCTCATGGGAGGACTGGGGaggtctgggctgagggtggctTGTGTGGGGAAGaccaggggaagagagagggaatgggATGGTCTGTGGGGAGGGAGCTTGGGGGGAGCAGAGAGTGTCGTGGGTCCCGGGGCTTGTGGCCAGCCCTGGGCTGCCATAAGCTTCAGGCAGCTCAGCCTTCATCACACACAATTCCAGTAGCTCCACACCTTTTTGTTTGGGGGTAAGCACATAGCACTGCACTGGGATGCAGGCGACTCTAATGCTTATAAGGGTAGATCAAGGGGTTTACTTTTACCCTTTTTGCAGAAATGCCCCATTTCTAGATGTGATCACTCCTGTTCCCAAAGGTCTAAAATACAACCATGCCTTGGAAGCTGAAATCTCCCTTCATTCAGCCGGATAACTTTGCTTTGCTCTCTTCCAGAAACCACAGAGTCCTGGCTTTACCCAGCCCTCCCTATTAACCTAGCGTTTTTTCTTAGTGGCCAGGGCAATTATCTTTTCAGTTCAGCACTCACTGATCACCTGGGGTGCAGCGGACTGGGGTAGTGTGGGGGGAGGACTGCTGTGCAGACCCAGCAAAGCCAGCCTGGTTCCATGGTGCAGCCTCtggtcacatcttttttttttttttttttaatttttatttatttatgatagtcacagagagagagagagagagagagagagagagaggcagagacacaggcagagggagaagcaggctccatgcactgggagcccgatgtgggattcgatcctgggtctccagaatcgcgccctgggccaaaggcaggcgccaaaccgctgcgccacccagggatccccctctggtCACATCTTGTGGAAAGGGTTCAGGGGTCCAGCGTGGGGAAGGTGCTTGCTCCTGGTCATACAACCAATTGGAGACAGACTAGAGCTGGGGGTTCCTGCTCCCACCCCAGCTGTTTCCTCCTGTGCCAAGCTTCTGATGAAGGACACAGAGCTAGGGAGTTGGGTTGGGCATAAGTCAGCAGTGGGTATTTCTAATTAAGACATCAGGCTACACCAATTTTCTGGGTGGAAAATACCAGACCCAGGGCTTGAGGAGTTCAAACACCAGTCCTTGAGGAAATGAGACGGATCCTGAGTAGATACTGGGGAGACATACTGGGGagccctccctccagcccttACTAGTGTGGGACTTTGGGTGAGGGGTCGGTCCCCTTCTCTCCTTTGACCATTAGCATCTTGCTTTTAGAATAAGGACATTTCAGTGTTCAGTGCATTTTTTCAGCAGATACTCTGAttcttctgtctttccctccCCTGGCCTCTCCCATTCActtttccccctccttctttcccccaccccctcttcaTAGGACTCTCTTGTCCACCCCCCTCACCTGCTCTCCTTTTCCAGTTTCCTCCCTAAAGAATGAGAGTATATGGTCAACACATATCATCATCATCGAGTGAGGTATAGATCTTTCCTacacttttattactttttctttctttcctacacTTTAAAAggccaccagaaaaaaaaaaaataaaaggccaccAGACAATCCACGTCTCTGTCTTGaaaacacaggaagagagagagtgagagagcgccTCCAGCTAGAGTGGGGACCAGAGGCCTTTTAGGTGCACAGGGTCCCCTGAGGATTTCCCCGGTGGGCCTTCAGTACGGCCAGGCTCCTGCTTTCAGGctccaggagcagggagagaaacagattctAAGAACCTCAGGTCTTCCAtctgttcctctgcttctttcccaGCTCAGAGGAAAGGGTGGGTGCCACATGGAAAGCCCAGGTCCCCCTTGTCCTCCTCAGCACTCTGTCCTGAGTGCTCTGAGAAGGGAACAGATGCAGCCAGCAGGGGATTcatgatgctgctgctgctgccagggGCAGGCACCCAGTCCCCGTGTGATAGGCCTATCAAGCCCTGAGGATTCGGGCTCTGGTCACCAGCCCAGCCAAGTGATGCCTCGGCCTCAGGGCTGCAGTGAGGGTCTGAGTGGATGTGGGCTCTGGGCCCAATTGGCATGAATTGGGATAATTGCAAGTAGCAGGCTGGACCATAGAAATAATGGTGTTTACGGTCACTTTGGAGATACGACTCCGCCTGGAGGCCATTGGCAAGTggtaaagaataaaacaaatagacTTGAGCTACTCAAGAGATTGGTCAGCACTGTGGAAGGAATGCACAGCCCTCACTTTCCAGGAGGAAGGGCATTTAGAAGCGATGCAAACTATCCAGATCAGGGCCCCTTGCTCCGCTCATCTCCTGGGGAGTGGAGACTGGAAGTTCAGGACTCACTTTGAGAGCAGCCTGACGTTCTTCAGGGAAGCCTGGTGGTGGAGGGTGGGTATAGATAGAGGTGAAGGGAATGGGGCAAATGTGGGATCTGTTCCTGCCAGTAGCCTCATCATGAAAGCCTCCGAGGGAGTGAGAAGCTCCTTACCACTGGCTACAGATCATGGGCTACCAGCGCAGCTGGAGAAGTCATGCTTGCCTTGGCAGCTGGCCTCCAGGCCCTTCGCAGTCCTCAAAGTCCCTGCCTCCATTGGGGTTTGTGTGCTCTGGCATTCTCTCCAAACCCAGGTGCTCCTTTCACACCTGTCTCCTTTGATGGACTTCTTTCCCTCCTACATCTTAGTTCACACTGAGTGCTGTCTTTACAGGACAAGCTCACCTTGTCCAAAAGTCATAAGAGGTTGGCCACAAAGATTTGGGTACTGTGGCAAGGCAAAGTAGATACAAGGAAACTTGGATGAAGGGGAGAAAAGGATaggaaaattataatataataatagtaataataataaaggctcTGTGTGTAGAGGTGAGCCACAGAAGGCTTCCTTTTTCTAAGAgccaaagcaaagaagaaaactcTCAATTTCAATATTTCCATTGTTTAGAAGCAGAAAcagtgagaggagagaaaaggaagaggagcagcATGGTAATAATTGAGCTCCTCCCCACCCAAAGCAACCACCTGCTGTTGGAGCCCTGCTTTAGAGAGGCTGGGGAGACTGCAGGAGGAAGGGTGAGACCAGACACCCACGGCAGGTTTGGACCAGCCCCCTATGTATCCTTCACAAGCACTTTCTGTTCCTAGAGGAGAAgcttttgaattaaaaaacaaacaaacaaacaaaacaatctcACACTTCATAGATGAGCCTTTCAGAATAGTCACCTTTTCTTTCAGAATAGTCACCTTTTCTCTCAAACCCACTGATTTCCACGGGAGCAAGAAGATGCCCAGAGAACAGGGTGGGGACCTCCACTGCGTAGAGACTGCACAAGGACCAAGGGACCTGTTTGATGGACCAGGACAGGGGGCAGACCCTGTGGAACTGCATCGTTTGTGCAGGGAAAGAACCACGTGGTTGGCCTGTGTTTGGAGCTCGCTCTGCCTTTTTCTCctgtgtgtccttgagcaagCTGTtagacctctctgggcctccacttCCTTCTCTGTATAATCAAGGAAGTGAAGCCTGCTTTTGGGGCTGTTATGAGAGTGACATAGTGCACCTTGTGGCACTTGGGGGCCATGTgatcttctcctcctcttcccccatccTACTTGTTACAAGTTTTGTTTGCATTCTTGAGATTGAGTCTGAGAATCTTGGCAGGTATTCCTGAGGGAGGAGATGGGTGTATTTCTCCTGAGAGCCGGGGCGGAGGAGGATAAGGGTGGAAACAGAGCGTGTCCAGGGAGGTTGGTATGTGAAGGAAACTTGTTAAGGCTGGACTGTGAGCTTTGTCACAGCAGGGACACTTTCTGTCAGGAAGGCATTCTGTCCAATGCCTGGCATAGGGCTGGACACTCATCGGGAGCTCAGCCTGTGGTGGTTGCACAAATATGAGGGATATGGGAGGAGAAAGGTACTGGAGACGGCTGGGATGGGTGTGTGGTATTGGACTCCAGAGAAATAAGGCTCTTCTAAGCAGCGCTCCAACCCTGGAACTGGCTGCCTGGGGAAGAAGTGAGCACCCCCGTCACTTGGAGGCAACCAAATATCTGACAGGAGTGTTGTACTAGGAGAAAGGTGGACATGCACAGGGGGCCTGGCTTTA encodes:
- the OXTR gene encoding oxytocin receptor isoform X3, with the protein product MPPRGDGQRPRDRRLRGMVLSGGFPSKWLFGAIAGGSNPSRDQQIGPLGVSGSGPPAAPPPPKGLGAGGAAMERALAANWSAEAGNGSEAAPAAQGNRTAGPPQRNEALARVEVAVLCLILFLALSGNACVLLALRTTRHKHSRLFFFMKHLSIADLVVAVFQVLPQLLWDITFRFYGPDLLCRLVKYLQVVGMFASTYLLLLMSLDRCLAICQPLRALRRRADRLAVLATWLGCLVASAPQVHIFSLREVADGVFDCWAVFIQPWGPKAYVTWITLSVYIVPVIVLAACYGLISFKIWQNLRLKTAAAAAAEGREGAGRAALARVSSVKLISKAKIRTVKMTFIIVLAFIVCWTPFFFVQMWSVWDADAPKEAPSGRRTYRAGPPGDVGSSP
- the OXTR gene encoding oxytocin receptor isoform X1 translates to MPPRGDGQRPRDRRLRGMVLSGGFPSKWLFGAIAGGSNPSRDQQIGPLGVSGSGPPAAPPPPKGLGAGGAAMERALAANWSAEAGNGSEAAPAAQGNRTAGPPQRNEALARVEVAVLCLILFLALSGNACVLLALRTTRHKHSRLFFFMKHLSIADLVVAVFQVLPQLLWDITFRFYGPDLLCRLVKYLQVVGMFASTYLLLLMSLDRCLAICQPLRALRRRADRLAVLATWLGCLVASAPQVHIFSLREVADGVFDCWAVFIQPWGPKAYVTWITLSVYIVPVIVLAACYGLISFKIWQNLRLKTAAAAAAEGREGAGRAALARVSSVKLISKAKIRTVKMTFIIVLAFIVCWTPFFFVQMWSVWDADAPKEASAFIIAMLLASLNSCCNPWIYMLFTGHLFHELVQRFLCCSSSYLKGNRPGETSVSKKSNSSTFVLSHHSSSQRSSSQPSTV
- the OXTR gene encoding oxytocin receptor isoform X2 — protein: MPPRGDGQRPRDRRLRGMVLSGGFPSKWLFGAIAGGSNPSRDQQIGPLGVSGSGPPAAPPPPKGLGAGGAAMERALAANWSAEAGNGSEAAPAAQGNRTAGPPQRNEALARVEVAVLCLILFLALSGNACVLLALRTTRHKHSRLFFFMKHLSIADLVVAVFQVLPQLLWDITFRFYGPDLLCRLVKYLQVVGMFASTYLLLLMSLDRCLAICQPLRALRRRADRLAVLATWLGCLVASAPQVHIFSLREVADGVFDCWAVFIQPWGPKAYVTWITLSVYIVPVIVLAACYGLISFKIWQNLRLKTAAAAAAEGREGAGRAALARVSSVKLISKAKIRTVKMTFIIVLAFIVCWTPFFFVQMWSVWDADAPKEEAETVRGEKRKRSSMVIIELLPTQSNHLLLEPCFREAGETAGGRVRPDTHGRFGPAPYVSFTSTFCS